A single region of the Cyanobacteria bacterium FACHB-DQ100 genome encodes:
- the rimO gene encoding 30S ribosomal protein S12 methylthiotransferase RimO: MGNKPTIAFSHLGCEKNRIDTEHMLGLLVEAGYQVDADEELADYVIVNTCSFIQAAREESVRTLVELAESDKKIVITGCMAQHFQEQLLDELPEAVALVGTGDYHKIVDVIKRAESGERVKEVSEEPTYIADETTPRYRTTTEGVAYLRISEGCDYRCAFCIIPHLRGNQRSRTIESIVQEAEHLASEGVKEIILISQITTNYGLDLYGEPKLAELLRALGKVDVPWIRMHYAYPTGLTPKVIEAIRETPNVLPYLDLPLQHSHPEVLRSMNRPWQGRVNDSIIERLKAEIPNAVLRTTLIVGFPGETDEHFEHLKQFIGRHEFDHVGVFTFSAEEGTSAYSLPNQLPQSVMDARRDALMQLQQPISLKKNRAQIGKVVDVLIEQENPQTGERIGRSARFSPDVDGIVYIEGDAPLGTIVPVVIVDADVYDLYGRVANAADLIQHSALAVPASAVLK, translated from the coding sequence ATGGGCAACAAGCCAACGATCGCCTTCTCTCATTTGGGCTGCGAAAAAAATCGAATTGATACAGAGCATATGCTCGGTCTTTTAGTCGAAGCAGGCTATCAGGTCGATGCAGACGAAGAACTCGCCGACTACGTCATTGTCAACACCTGTAGTTTTATCCAAGCTGCCCGCGAAGAATCGGTGCGAACCCTAGTGGAGTTAGCCGAGTCTGACAAAAAGATTGTGATTACAGGCTGCATGGCGCAGCACTTTCAAGAACAATTACTCGACGAATTACCGGAAGCAGTGGCGCTTGTGGGCACAGGCGACTATCATAAGATAGTAGATGTGATTAAGCGCGCAGAATCTGGAGAGCGCGTCAAAGAGGTTTCCGAAGAACCGACTTATATCGCCGACGAAACCACTCCCCGATACCGCACGACGACCGAGGGTGTCGCGTATCTGCGGATTTCAGAAGGCTGCGATTATCGATGCGCCTTTTGTATTATTCCGCACTTGCGAGGAAACCAGCGATCGCGCACAATTGAGTCGATCGTCCAAGAAGCGGAACACTTGGCTTCAGAAGGCGTGAAAGAGATTATCTTAATCTCGCAAATTACGACGAACTACGGATTAGATCTTTACGGAGAACCTAAGCTTGCCGAACTGCTTCGCGCTTTGGGCAAAGTTGATGTTCCCTGGATTCGGATGCACTACGCTTATCCGACCGGACTCACCCCTAAAGTAATCGAAGCAATTCGAGAAACGCCCAACGTTCTACCCTACCTAGATTTACCGCTCCAGCATTCCCACCCGGAAGTGCTACGATCAATGAATCGCCCCTGGCAAGGTCGGGTGAACGACAGCATTATCGAACGGCTGAAAGCAGAAATTCCCAATGCAGTGTTAAGAACGACGCTGATTGTGGGCTTTCCTGGCGAAACAGACGAGCATTTTGAGCATCTCAAGCAGTTTATTGGGCGACACGAGTTCGATCACGTTGGTGTGTTTACGTTCTCGGCTGAAGAAGGAACATCCGCCTACAGCTTGCCGAATCAACTGCCTCAATCGGTCATGGATGCGCGTCGAGATGCCTTGATGCAGCTTCAGCAACCGATTTCCCTCAAAAAGAATCGTGCTCAGATCGGCAAAGTTGTGGACGTGCTGATCGAGCAAGAGAATCCCCAAACCGGAGAGCGCATCGGACGATCGGCGCGATTTTCCCCGGATGTGGACGGAATTGTATACATCGAAGGCGATGCTCCACTCGGCACGATCGTGCCTGTGGTGATTGTCGATGCGGATGTGTACGACCTATACGGACGAGTTGCGAATGCTGCGGATTTGATCCAGCACTCCGCGCTCGCCGTTCCTGCTAGTGCTGTGTTGAAATGA
- a CDS encoding DEAD/DEAH box helicase produces MTLSFHSLGLSEDRIRHLEDLGFTAPTAIQAQAIPHLLAGRDVVGQAQTGTGKTAAFGLPILERIDPKSPNVQALILTPTRELAMQVCQAIRSFTDDRRVKVVTIYGGQSIDLQVDRLRRGAQIVVGTPGRVIDLLGRGDLRLNDLNWLVLDEADEMLNMGFIQDVEKILNQAPAERQTTFFSATMEPSVRKLVTKFLRSPITVTIEQPKAAPSRINQVAYTIPRGWTKARAILPILELEDPEAAIIFVRTRRAAAELTSQLQAAGHSVDEYHGDLSQSQRERLLLRFRQQQIKWVVATDIAARGIHVDDLTHVINYDLPDSVESYVHRIGRTGRAGKEGTAISLVHPLDRRKLRDIENHVRQRLEIKAIPTRAEIEARYLDKLQSQVREALAGERVASFLPIVSQLAEDYEPHTIAAAALQMIYDRTRPAWITMGTDPTPEESSGGRMNGGAKSKPVKRSRPSGSSGHRRQPAQSK; encoded by the coding sequence ATGACCCTTTCTTTTCATAGCCTTGGACTGTCTGAAGACCGGATTCGCCATTTAGAAGACCTTGGATTTACAGCTCCGACTGCAATTCAGGCACAAGCGATTCCGCATCTACTGGCGGGGCGGGATGTTGTCGGTCAAGCCCAAACCGGAACCGGAAAAACGGCCGCATTTGGTCTGCCAATTCTGGAGCGCATCGATCCCAAATCTCCGAATGTCCAAGCGCTAATTCTGACCCCGACTCGCGAACTGGCAATGCAAGTTTGCCAAGCGATTCGATCGTTTACCGACGATCGTCGAGTCAAAGTCGTGACAATCTACGGCGGACAATCGATTGATTTGCAAGTCGATCGCTTACGTCGTGGTGCTCAAATCGTTGTGGGAACCCCAGGGCGAGTGATCGATTTGCTCGGTCGCGGCGACCTCAGACTCAATGATCTCAATTGGCTTGTCTTAGATGAAGCCGATGAGATGTTGAATATGGGCTTTATTCAAGATGTTGAGAAGATTCTGAACCAAGCCCCCGCTGAACGTCAGACCACGTTCTTCTCAGCCACGATGGAGCCTTCGGTTCGCAAGCTGGTGACGAAATTCTTGCGATCGCCGATTACCGTGACGATCGAACAACCGAAGGCGGCACCCTCGCGAATCAATCAAGTGGCTTACACGATTCCACGGGGTTGGACAAAAGCTAGAGCCATTCTGCCGATTCTGGAACTTGAAGATCCAGAAGCAGCAATTATCTTTGTGCGGACTCGTCGCGCTGCGGCAGAACTCACCAGTCAATTGCAAGCGGCAGGACACAGCGTGGATGAATACCACGGCGACCTGAGCCAAAGTCAGCGAGAGCGCTTGTTGCTGCGGTTCCGTCAGCAGCAGATCAAGTGGGTCGTGGCAACTGATATCGCCGCACGTGGAATTCACGTCGATGACTTGACTCATGTGATCAACTACGACTTGCCAGATAGCGTTGAAAGCTATGTTCACCGGATTGGTCGGACGGGTCGTGCGGGTAAAGAAGGGACTGCGATTTCACTCGTGCATCCGCTTGATCGCCGCAAGCTGCGCGACATTGAAAACCATGTGCGTCAGCGCTTAGAAATCAAAGCGATTCCGACTCGTGCCGAGATCGAAGCTCGCTACTTGGATAAATTACAGTCTCAAGTGCGTGAAGCCTTAGCAGGTGAGCGTGTGGCATCGTTCTTGCCGATCGTCTCTCAGTTAGCTGAAGATTACGAACCGCATACGATCGCGGCTGCCGCGCTGCAAATGATCTACGATCGCACTCGTCCGGCTTGGATTACGATGGGCACTGATCCAACTCCTGAAGAGTCATCTGGTGGACGGATGAACGGGGGAGCTAAATCTAAGCCTGTGAAGCGATCGAGACCT